The following coding sequences lie in one Cronobacter universalis NCTC 9529 genomic window:
- a CDS encoding amino acid ABC transporter permease, translating to MLHRRPGVKGPLSLSSPAVRAWLYQIVAIAVVLGIAAYLIHNTITNLNSRGITSGFAFLERSAGFGIVQHLIDYQEGDTYGRVFLVGLMNTLLVSALCIVFASFLGFFIGLARLSDNWLLRKLSTIYIETFRNIPPLLQIFFWYFAVLRNLPGPRQAVSAFDLAFLSNRGLYLPSPEAGEGALAFIAALVIALILSAGLYRFNKKHQMKTGQLRRTWPTLLLLIIVLPLLAHLAFGPALHWDVPALRGFNFRGGLALIPELAALTLALSVYTSAFIAEIIRAGILSVPHGQHEAARSLGLPNPVTLWQVIIPQAMRVIIPPLTSQYLNIVKNSSLAAAIGYPDMVSLFAGTVLNQTGQAIETIAITMSVYLIISLSISLLMNLYNRRIALVER from the coding sequence ATGTTGCATCGACGCCCTGGCGTGAAAGGACCTCTCTCCCTTTCCAGCCCTGCGGTTCGCGCGTGGCTGTACCAGATTGTGGCGATTGCTGTCGTGCTTGGCATCGCCGCGTATTTAATTCATAACACCATTACCAACCTGAACAGCCGGGGTATTACCTCGGGGTTTGCGTTTCTCGAACGCAGCGCCGGGTTTGGCATCGTTCAGCATCTGATTGATTACCAGGAAGGCGATACGTATGGCCGCGTTTTCCTGGTCGGTCTGATGAATACGCTGCTGGTCTCCGCGCTCTGTATCGTTTTCGCCTCGTTTCTCGGCTTCTTTATCGGCCTTGCGCGTCTCTCCGATAACTGGCTGCTGCGTAAACTCTCCACTATTTATATCGAGACCTTCCGCAATATTCCGCCGCTGTTACAGATCTTCTTCTGGTATTTCGCGGTACTGCGTAACTTACCGGGCCCCCGGCAGGCAGTGAGCGCGTTCGATCTGGCGTTTTTAAGCAACCGCGGGCTTTACCTGCCGTCGCCTGAGGCGGGAGAAGGCGCACTGGCCTTTATCGCCGCGCTGGTTATCGCGCTAATACTTTCCGCCGGGTTGTATCGCTTTAATAAAAAGCATCAGATGAAAACGGGCCAGCTGCGGCGTACCTGGCCGACGCTGCTGTTACTTATCATTGTGTTGCCATTGCTGGCGCATCTGGCGTTCGGCCCCGCGCTGCACTGGGATGTGCCTGCGCTGCGCGGATTTAACTTCCGCGGCGGGCTGGCGCTCATCCCGGAACTGGCGGCGCTGACGCTGGCGCTTTCTGTTTATACCTCCGCCTTTATCGCTGAGATTATCCGCGCCGGGATTTTGTCCGTCCCGCACGGCCAGCATGAGGCGGCCCGGTCGTTAGGCCTGCCGAACCCGGTCACGCTGTGGCAGGTGATTATTCCGCAGGCGATGCGCGTCATTATTCCGCCATTAACCAGCCAGTATCTGAACATTGTGAAAAACTCATCACTGGCGGCCGCTATCGGTTACCCCGATATGGTGTCGCTGTTTGCCGGTACGGTGCTGAACCAGACCGGACAGGCGATTGAAACGATCGCTATCACAATGTCGGTCTACCTGATTATCAGTCTGTCGATTTCACTCCTGATGAACCTTTATAACCGGCGTATAGCCCTGGTGGAGCGCTAA
- a CDS encoding amino acid ABC transporter permease — translation MTTNAISPAPARPVNRGALVWMRKNLFSSWSNSLLTLFCLWMMWELIPPLLNWAFFQANWVGSTRADCTKEGACWVFIHARFGQFMYGLYPHNERWRINLALIIGLVSIVPIFWKSLPQRGRYIACWAIAYPVVVWWLLYGGFLGLERVETRQWGGLTLTLIIASVGIAGALPLGILLALGRRSRMPVVRVLSVIFIEFWRGVPLITVLFMSSVMLPLFMAEGTSIDKLIRALVGVILFQSAYVAEVVRGGLQALPKGQYEAAESLALGYWKTQGLVILPQALKLVIPGLVNTIIALFKDTSLVIIIGLFDLFSSVQQATVDPAWLGMSTEGYVFAALIYWIFCFSMSRYSQHLEKRFHTGRTPH, via the coding sequence ATGACGACGAATGCGATATCGCCTGCTCCTGCGCGTCCGGTTAACCGCGGCGCGCTGGTCTGGATGCGCAAAAACCTGTTCTCCAGCTGGAGTAATAGCCTGCTGACGCTGTTTTGTCTCTGGATGATGTGGGAGCTTATCCCGCCGCTGCTGAACTGGGCGTTTTTTCAGGCCAACTGGGTAGGCAGCACCCGCGCCGACTGCACCAAAGAAGGCGCCTGCTGGGTATTTATTCATGCCCGCTTCGGCCAGTTTATGTATGGGCTCTACCCGCACAACGAACGCTGGCGCATTAATCTGGCGCTGATTATCGGTCTGGTCTCGATTGTGCCAATATTCTGGAAATCTCTGCCGCAGCGCGGTCGCTATATCGCGTGCTGGGCCATCGCATATCCCGTTGTGGTGTGGTGGCTGCTGTATGGCGGTTTTCTGGGACTGGAGCGCGTCGAAACCCGCCAGTGGGGCGGACTTACGCTGACGCTGATTATCGCCTCGGTGGGAATAGCCGGCGCGCTGCCGCTGGGGATCCTGCTGGCGCTGGGGCGTCGCTCCCGGATGCCGGTGGTGCGGGTGCTCTCGGTGATTTTTATTGAGTTCTGGCGCGGCGTACCGCTTATCACGGTACTGTTTATGTCATCCGTGATGCTGCCGCTGTTTATGGCGGAAGGAACCAGCATCGACAAGCTTATTCGCGCGCTGGTCGGGGTAATTCTGTTCCAGTCCGCCTATGTGGCGGAAGTGGTGCGTGGTGGGTTACAGGCGCTGCCCAAGGGCCAGTACGAGGCCGCGGAATCACTGGCGCTGGGCTACTGGAAAACGCAGGGGCTGGTGATCCTGCCGCAGGCGCTGAAGCTTGTGATACCGGGTCTGGTCAATACCATCATCGCCCTTTTTAAAGATACGAGTCTGGTCATTATTATCGGGCTTTTCGATCTGTTCAGCAGCGTCCAACAGGCGACTGTCGATCCCGCCTGGCTCGGGATGTCGACGGAGGGCTATGTTTTCGCCGCGCTGATCTACTGGATCTTCTGCTTTAGCATGTCGCGCTACAGCCAGCATCTGGAAAAGCGCTTTCACACCGGGCGTACGCCGCACTGA
- the purD gene encoding phosphoribosylamine--glycine ligase, with protein MKVLVIGNGGREHALAWKAVQSPQVETVFVAPGNAGTALEPALQNVAISPTDIPALLSFAQAENIDLTIVGPEAPLVIGVVDAFRAAGLKIFGPTKGAAQLEGSKAFTKDFLARHRIPTAEYQNFTETEPALAYIREKGAPIVIKADGLAAGKGVIVAMTLAEAEAAVLDMLAGNAFGDAGHRIVVEEFLDGEEASFIVMVDGEHVEPMATSQDHKRVGDGDTGLNTGGMGAYSPAPVVTDEVFQRTMERIIWPTVRGMAAEGNTYTGFLYAGLMIDKQGNPKVIEFNCRFGDPETQPIMMRLQSDLVELCLAACDGKLDTVKSRWDPRPSLGVVMAAGGYPGDYRTGDVIHGLPIEEIANGDGKVFHAGTTLRDDDHVVTSGGRVLCVTALGDSVAQAQARAYRLAEDIHWDDCFCRKDIGYRAIAREQAK; from the coding sequence ATGAAAGTATTAGTTATTGGCAACGGCGGGCGCGAGCACGCGCTGGCCTGGAAAGCCGTCCAGTCGCCGCAGGTTGAAACCGTTTTTGTGGCACCGGGCAACGCCGGTACGGCGCTTGAGCCTGCGCTGCAAAACGTCGCCATCAGCCCGACCGACATTCCGGCGCTGCTGAGCTTTGCGCAGGCGGAAAACATCGATCTGACGATTGTCGGGCCGGAAGCGCCGCTGGTTATCGGCGTGGTGGACGCGTTTCGCGCCGCGGGCCTGAAAATCTTCGGGCCAACCAAAGGCGCCGCGCAGCTCGAAGGCTCAAAAGCCTTCACGAAAGATTTCCTGGCGCGCCATCGCATCCCGACGGCGGAATACCAGAACTTTACCGAGACCGAACCGGCGCTGGCGTATATTCGTGAAAAAGGCGCGCCGATTGTTATCAAGGCCGACGGCCTGGCGGCCGGTAAAGGCGTTATCGTGGCGATGACGCTTGCCGAAGCCGAAGCGGCGGTGCTGGACATGCTGGCGGGCAATGCGTTTGGCGACGCGGGCCACCGCATCGTCGTCGAAGAGTTCCTGGATGGCGAAGAGGCCAGCTTTATTGTGATGGTGGATGGCGAGCATGTGGAGCCGATGGCCACCAGCCAGGATCATAAACGCGTGGGCGATGGCGACACCGGCCTGAACACCGGTGGTATGGGCGCCTATTCCCCGGCACCGGTCGTCACCGATGAGGTTTTCCAGCGCACGATGGAACGCATCATATGGCCAACCGTGCGCGGCATGGCGGCGGAAGGCAATACCTACACCGGCTTCCTGTACGCAGGTCTGATGATCGACAAGCAGGGCAACCCGAAGGTTATCGAGTTCAACTGCCGCTTTGGCGACCCGGAAACGCAGCCGATCATGATGCGTTTGCAGTCCGATCTGGTTGAGCTTTGCCTGGCCGCCTGCGACGGCAAACTCGATACGGTGAAATCGCGATGGGATCCGCGCCCGTCGCTGGGCGTCGTCATGGCCGCTGGGGGCTATCCGGGCGACTACCGCACGGGTGATGTGATCCACGGTCTGCCGATTGAAGAGATCGCGAACGGCGATGGCAAAGTCTTCCATGCCGGCACGACGTTGCGCGACGACGACCACGTCGTCACCAGCGGCGGGCGCGTGCTGTGCGTCACCGCGCTGGGCGACAGCGTTGCCCAGGCGCAGGCGCGCGCTTACCGCTTAGCGGAAGATATTCACTGGGATGACTGCTTCTGCCGTAAAGATATTGGCTACCGCGCCATCGCGCGCGAGCAGGCGAAATAA
- the purH gene encoding bifunctional phosphoribosylaminoimidazolecarboxamide formyltransferase/IMP cyclohydrolase: MQQPRPVRRALLSVSDKAGIVDFARALSTRGVELLSTGGTARLLAEAGLPVTEVSDYTGFPEMMDGRVKTLHPKVHGGILGRRGQDDEIMAQHAISPIDMVVVNLYPFAQTVAREGCTLEDAVENIDIGGPTMVRSAAKNHKDVAIVVKSSDYTAIIEELDANNGSLSFTTRFDLAIKAFEHTAAYDSMIANYFGSLVPAYHGETTAPAGRFPRTLNLNFIKKQDMRYGENSHQQAAFYIEEEIKEASVATARQAQGKALSYNNIADTDAALECVKEFSEPACVIVKHANPCGVAVSSSILDAYDRAYKTDPTSAFGGIIAFNRELDAETAQAIVSRQFVEVIIAPSASEEALKITAAKQNVRVLVCGEWHSRVPGLDFKRVNGGLLVQDRDLGMVTEADLRVVTKRQPTEQELRDALFCWKVAKFVKSNAIVYARDNMTIGIGAGQMSRVYSAKIAGIKAGDEGLEVKGSAMASDAFFPFRDGIDAAAAVGITCVIQPGGSIRDDEVIAAADEHGIAMIFTDMRHFRH; this comes from the coding sequence ATGCAACAACCTCGTCCTGTACGCCGCGCTCTGCTCAGCGTTTCTGACAAAGCCGGTATCGTCGACTTCGCCCGCGCACTCTCAACGCGTGGGGTTGAGCTCCTCTCTACGGGCGGTACGGCTCGGCTGCTGGCGGAAGCTGGTCTGCCGGTGACGGAAGTCTCCGACTACACGGGCTTCCCGGAGATGATGGACGGCCGCGTCAAAACCCTGCACCCGAAAGTCCACGGCGGCATTCTGGGTCGTCGCGGCCAGGACGACGAGATCATGGCGCAGCATGCGATCTCCCCGATTGATATGGTGGTGGTGAACCTCTACCCGTTCGCGCAGACGGTCGCGCGCGAAGGCTGCACGCTGGAAGACGCGGTTGAGAATATCGATATCGGCGGCCCGACGATGGTCCGCTCCGCCGCCAAGAACCATAAAGATGTCGCCATTGTGGTAAAGAGCAGCGACTACACCGCTATTATTGAAGAGCTGGATGCGAATAACGGCTCGTTGTCCTTTACTACGCGTTTCGATCTCGCCATTAAAGCCTTCGAGCATACGGCCGCGTATGACAGCATGATCGCCAACTACTTCGGCAGCCTGGTGCCTGCTTATCATGGCGAAACCACTGCCCCTGCTGGCCGCTTCCCACGCACCCTCAACCTGAACTTTATTAAGAAGCAGGATATGCGTTACGGCGAGAACAGCCATCAGCAGGCTGCCTTCTATATAGAAGAAGAAATTAAAGAAGCGTCTGTCGCGACCGCCCGCCAGGCTCAGGGTAAAGCGCTCTCTTATAACAACATCGCCGATACCGACGCCGCGCTGGAGTGCGTGAAGGAATTCAGCGAACCGGCCTGCGTGATTGTGAAGCATGCCAACCCGTGCGGCGTTGCCGTCAGCAGCTCGATTCTCGACGCCTATGACCGCGCTTATAAAACCGACCCGACGTCCGCCTTTGGCGGCATCATCGCCTTTAACCGCGAGCTGGATGCCGAAACCGCGCAGGCGATCGTTTCTCGCCAGTTCGTTGAAGTCATCATTGCGCCATCTGCCAGTGAAGAAGCCCTGAAAATCACCGCCGCGAAGCAAAACGTGCGCGTACTGGTGTGCGGCGAATGGCACTCTCGCGTACCGGGCCTCGATTTCAAACGCGTTAATGGCGGCCTGCTGGTCCAGGACCGCGATCTGGGCATGGTGACCGAAGCCGATCTGCGTGTAGTGACAAAACGCCAGCCGACCGAACAGGAGCTGCGCGACGCGCTCTTCTGCTGGAAAGTGGCGAAATTCGTGAAATCCAACGCCATTGTTTATGCGCGCGATAACATGACCATCGGCATTGGCGCCGGCCAGATGAGCCGCGTCTATTCCGCTAAAATCGCGGGTATCAAAGCTGGCGATGAAGGCCTGGAAGTCAAAGGCTCGGCGATGGCCTCCGACGCGTTCTTCCCGTTCCGTGACGGCATCGACGCCGCCGCGGCCGTGGGCATCACCTGTGTTATCCAGCCGGGCGGTTCGATTCGCGATGACGAAGTGATCGCCGCCGCCGACGAACACGGCATCGCCATGATCTTCACTGATATGCGCCATTTCCGCCATTAA
- a CDS encoding amino acid ABC transporter ATP-binding protein encodes MSQITLQPADAMITLENVNKWYGQFHVLKDINLKVKQGERIVLCGPSGSGKSTTIRCINHLEEHQQGRIVVDGIELNDDLRNIEKVRTEVGMVFQHFNLFPHLTVLQNCTLAPIWVRKLPKKEAEALAMHYLERVRIAEHAHKFPGQISGGQQQRVAIARSLCMKPKIMLFDEPTSALDPEMVKEVLDTMIGLAESGMTMLCVTHEMGFARTVADRVIFMDRGEIVEEAPPQAFFSNPQSERTRAFLSQVIH; translated from the coding sequence ATGAGTCAAATAACACTGCAGCCTGCCGACGCGATGATTACGCTGGAAAACGTGAATAAATGGTACGGACAGTTTCACGTACTTAAAGATATTAACCTGAAGGTGAAACAAGGGGAGCGCATCGTATTGTGCGGGCCCTCGGGTTCCGGGAAATCGACCACGATCCGCTGTATCAATCATCTGGAAGAACATCAGCAAGGGCGCATTGTCGTCGACGGTATTGAACTGAACGACGATCTGCGCAATATCGAAAAGGTACGTACCGAAGTGGGGATGGTGTTTCAGCACTTTAATCTGTTCCCTCACCTGACCGTATTGCAGAACTGTACGCTGGCGCCGATTTGGGTGCGTAAGCTTCCTAAAAAAGAGGCGGAAGCGCTGGCGATGCATTATCTGGAAAGGGTGCGTATTGCAGAGCATGCGCATAAATTCCCGGGGCAGATCTCCGGCGGACAGCAGCAACGCGTGGCGATTGCCCGTTCGTTATGCATGAAACCGAAAATTATGCTGTTTGATGAGCCGACGTCGGCGCTCGATCCGGAGATGGTCAAAGAAGTGCTCGATACCATGATTGGCCTTGCTGAATCCGGTATGACGATGTTATGCGTTACCCACGAAATGGGTTTTGCGCGTACGGTGGCGGATCGGGTCATCTTTATGGATCGCGGCGAGATTGTAGAGGAGGCGCCGCCGCAGGCATTTTTCTCAAATCCGCAGTCAGAACGTACCCGCGCATTTCTCTCTCAGGTTATTCACTGA